The DNA sequence AACAGATAGTCCATCATCCATTTTTACACCCCATTTTATTTATTTTTTTAATTAACTTTAAAAGATTATGAAACAATAACTATATATATCTTCCTAAAAATCTTCGCAATGATGGTTAAAATTTTTCTGGACAGTATAAAAAAAATAGTATATGCATAGTTTTTGTCCGTTTGGTTGTGTATTTAAGATTAAAAATAAACTTTGTTTATGCTAATTCTATTTTTAAGAGAGTCCAAATTTAAAAACTGAATAATTCTTATCTAGGGATAAGTTTATATATTTATTTTAAAATATGTTTTTTTCAGATGAATCAAAGAATCCATAATTTAATGAACTCTGATGTTTATCTGAAATCGTTAGACAAATTAGTTGCATGGTCAGCCTTTTTATATCCTTTAACTGCGCTCCCCCAATTATATGAAATATGGATTAATAAAAATATTAATGGAGTTTCATTGCTTAGCTGGAGTCTATTTTTAGTCTTTACTTTACTATTGTTACTGCATAGTATTGCTCGAAATGATAAAAATTTAATAATTATGTGGTTATCCTGGATTGTTGTTTATATTGGGATTATTGGGGGTATTTTGTTACAGGGCTAGCAAGTGGGCAATTACAGGAAGCCAGCTTGTTTTTCTGAAGTTAATCAGATTGACATAATTAATAAGATTTGATTATCTTTGTGTATTCAAAGAAAATGAATTCAAATTTAAAATAAATAATTATTATATTTTTCAATAATAATTATATTCAATTGTGGTCTGAGGCTTAAATACAGCGTTGTCCAGAGTCGTTTCATTGGCAATTAGTCTCTTTAGATTTAACTATAACTGCAATGCTGTCATTTCGCTTCATTCCGCAGTTAAAAGTTAAACTTTTAACGACCATTCTTGGCTACTTTATGTTTTAAATTATATATACTAATATACAGACAATGGACTTTCTGGACAGCACCTTAAATGCGAAAACTTTAAGTAGGTTTGATATTCACTTAATTATATGGATGTTCTTAAACTAAATAAAAAAGCATGGGATGAGATTGGCGAAAAAACTGCCTCTCCATATATCAAGCATAAAAAATACTTAGAGATATTCAATGTTTTTTGCAGTAAACTCCATAAAAATGATTTTGTTCTTGATTTTGGTTGTGGACCCGGAATTCCATTTACAAAAGAGTTGGTCAAAAGAGGTTTTAAAATTATTGCAATTGATATTTCAGAAACAATGATAAAAGTTGCAAAAAAGAATGTTCCGGAAGCAAAATATCTTAGAGTTTCAATGACTGACATCAATTTTGAAAATAAATTTGATGGAATTTTTTCAGGATATACTATGCTTTGTTTAGATCCAGATAATTTTAAAATTGCTGCAAAAAAAGCAGTTAAATCATTAAAACGAGGTGGTTTTTTCTTTTTGGCTCTTAATGAACCTGCTCCAGAGGGACATGATGAAGCAGAAAATTATACTGAAATTATGGATCAAAAGATGTATAGCAGACCTTATACTGAAGAAGAAATTAGAAAAGTTTTCGCAAAATTAAATATGAAAATAATTAAAGTTGCAAGAGAAACAGTTAATTCTAAAGCATATGGTGATGAATATACTTTACTTGTTCTTATGCAAAAACAATGAACGCCTTTGCACACAACTTTGAAATTTCTTTTTAGGGATGTTGCATTAAATTTCAGCTTTTTTGGAAATATTGCCTGAATTCAGATATCATGTGCAATTGAGTTTTCATGATTATAAAAAAGCTTTTGAATGTTTACAATATACAGTCCATCCTTTTTTTGCGGGTTTTCCTTCCTCATGATGGTATTCGCAGATGATACAACATCTTTCATATTTCAATCTAGGACACCATTCAGGGGGACAACTTTCTTTCTTACCAATTTTACGATACTTATTCTTTCTCATATTGATAGTAATAGGATTTTATATATTTAAACATATTGTAAAAACGGGTTCATCTGGAATGGTCATTGTCCCTATATTAGTATATCATTCTTTACTTAATTTTAGCAAGAACATTCTTGCTTTTAGAGTATATTTAGAGCATACTAATTCGACAACGAATAACGAAGTGATAATTCCGGATTAACCCGTAAAAACTCAACTTTTCGCTCACTAACGTTCACTTGTTCTCCCTGCTCCGCTTCGCTCGTAACTGGAAACGAAACTAACTAAAACCTGAAGTTAAGAGTAATAACTCTACCCAACATTGGACAGCATCTATAGTTAGAAAGTTTTAAATACTTATTCTCACATATGAGTCTAATCATGATATATGAGGTTTATTCCTAATATAAAATTGAAAAAAAGCAATAATTTTACTAAAA is a window from the Candidatus Woesearchaeota archaeon genome containing:
- a CDS encoding class I SAM-dependent methyltransferase: MDVLKLNKKAWDEIGEKTASPYIKHKKYLEIFNVFCSKLHKNDFVLDFGCGPGIPFTKELVKRGFKIIAIDISETMIKVAKKNVPEAKYLRVSMTDINFENKFDGIFSGYTMLCLDPDNFKIAAKKAVKSLKRGGFFFLALNEPAPEGHDEAENYTEIMDQKMYSRPYTEEEIRKVFAKLNMKIIKVARETVNSKAYGDEYTLLVLMQKQ